One Dysidea avara chromosome 7, odDysAvar1.4, whole genome shotgun sequence genomic region harbors:
- the LOC136262178 gene encoding uncharacterized protein, producing the protein MSRVEGHQHFPFGINKDRATEIIQLEVRNFPGHGRSEKDSVSLLWGSMLAKYQLTVFIKSAVHLAKKDLFGLSDPYVKMSFHGSHLKVFPHFTTFAHVAVPENYKTKTIPKTLNPQWNATFKFTISGTEGTIIFDCYDENVLIPDDFLGRVYFTFNLTDPDSLHYFPVQSTGADVGTKEYPLKEKYQSNTENIPHLRNINTYLKSKKRLMKNHKVKGNLIMKIVFEERSRWEDLIEMYGPQMGLPTGPSEHLQSLSLEASSPQHDISDPDDFEELPAGWELRLDSNRRPLFVHHDTRMASLQRPTNEQQQQPETSSLRPFLPRLHSVEEEEEDEEVEDGWLLVGSPTATISQASSDSQQSTQSQTQESTEELPPGWERRYTNDGKLFYIDHNTRSTSWTLPKKQKKKKIPPPPPRRTASMSSSASVQAQKQDENLPPGWETRLTKDGKLYYVDHNTRNTTWVHPNKQGMAQVPLPLGWEARKHSDDRVFYIDHNTKSTQWTDPRLELKNKPTAKIEYDRDYRQKYINFRTKLKQKPGMPKEYRLPVGRTSILEDSFNVIMSVKDADAEKLKSRLYIVFEGESGLDYGGLAREWFYLLSHEMFNPYYGLFEYSASDDYTLQINPDSGFCNGNHLEYFKFVGRVCGMAVYHAKLVDAFFIRPFYKMMLKKKIFLDDMQCVDVEFYNSLKYILDNDPEPLCLQFTTTKDHFGKVSEVELKSGGADIAVTEANKKEYVRLMVRWRFTSRIQPQMNAFLDGFSKLIPLHLIKVFDEKELEYLMGGLSEIDVGDWKRHTDYQDYIATEQPIVWFWKAVETFDNETRARLLQFVTGTSKVPMNGFSELQGSNGPKKFTIKKIGNIKSLPCAHTCFNRIDLPPYKSYYDLKEKLKLAVDNTEGFEIE; encoded by the exons TGAGCAGGGTGGAGGGTCACCAGCATTTTCCATTTGGTATCAACAAGGACCGAGCTACGGAGATAATACAACTTGAAGTAAGGAATTTCCCTGGACATGGCAGAAGTGAAAAG GACTCTGTTTCTTTG CTGTGGGGATCTATGCTGGCAAAATAC CAACTCACAGTTTTTATCAAATCAGCCGTTCACCTAGCTAAAAAAGATTTGTTTGGTCTAAG TGATCCATATGTGAAGATGTCATTTCATGGTAGCCATTTAAAAGTATTCCCACACTTTACAACTTTTGCTCATGTTGCTGTGCCAGAGAATTACAAGACAAAAACTATCCCTAAG ACTCTCAACCCTCAGTGGAATGCCACTTTCAAGTTTACG ATATCAGGCACTGAGGGAACTATTATATTTGACTGCTATGATGAGAATGTCCTG ATACCAGATGATTTTCTGGGTAGAGTCTACTTCACATTCAACTTGACTGATCCAGATAGTCTACATTACTTCCCTGTG CAATCTACTGGAGCTGATGTTGGCACTAAGGAGTATCCACTGAAGGAGAAATATCAATCTAATACTGAAAA TATTCCTCATCTGAGAAATATAAATACCTACCTGAAGTCAAAAAAGCGTTTAATGAAGAATCACAAGGTGAAAGGGAACTTGatcatgaaaattgtgtttgaAGAAAGAAGTCGTTGGGAGGACCTGATAGAAATGTATGGACCTCAAATGGGATTACCAACTG GCCCAAGTGAACACTTGCAGTCTTTGTCATTAGAA GCATCAAGTCCACAACATGATATATCAGACCCTGATGATTTTGAAGAGCTACCAGCAGGCTGGGAGCTCAGACTT GACTCCAATCGTCGTCCATTGTTTGTTCACCATGATACCAGAATGGCATCACTACAACGACCAACAAAtgagcaacaacaacaaccagaGACATCATCACTGAGGCCTTTTCTACCTCGACTTCATAGtgtggaggaggaggaggaggatgaAGAA GTTGAAGATGGGTGGCTACTTGTG GGGAGTCCGACAGCGACCATCAGTCAAGCTTCTTCTGATTCTCAACAATCCACACAATCACAG ACTCAAGAGAGCACAGAAGAACTACCACCTGGATGGGAAAGAAGATATACCAATGATGGAAAACTATTTTATATTGATCATAACACACGATCAACATCTTGG ACACTTCCTAAGAagcagaaaaagaaaaaaatacctCCTCCTCCTCCTAGAAGAACAGCGAGCATGAGCTCTTCTGCATCTGTGCAAGCACAAAAACAA gATGAGAATCTTCCACCTGGTTGGGAGACGAGACTCACTAAAGATGGCAAGTTATACTATGTAGATCACAATACAAGGAATACAACCTGG GTACATCCAAACAAACAGGGAATGGCACAAGTTCCCTTACCA TTAGGGTGGGAGGCCAGGAAACACTCTGATGATAGAGTATTCTACATTGACCATA ATACAAAGTCCACACAATGGACCGATCCCAGACTTGAACTCAAAAACAAACCAACTGCT AAAATTGAGTATGACCGTGACTACAGACAGAAGTATATTAACTTCAGAACAAAACTTAAACAAAAG CCTGGGATGCCAAAGGAATATCGGTTACCAGTGGGCCGCACTTCTATCCTGGAGGATTCATTTAACGTAATTATGTCAGTTAAAGATGCCGATGCAGAGAAACTAAAAAGTAGACTCTACATTGTATTTGAAGGAGAATCAGGGCTTGACTATGGTGGTCTAGCAAG AGAATGGTTTTACCTTCTGTCTCATGAAATGTTTAATCCTTACTACGGATTATTTGAATACTCAGCTAG TGATGACTACACGTTACAGATTAATCCTGATTCTGGTTTCTGTAATGGGAATCATCTTGAGTACTTCAAGTTTGTGGGCAGAGTGTGCGGGATGGCTGTTTACCATGCTAAACTGGTTGATG cattcTTTATTCGTCCATTCTATAAGATGATGTTGAAGAAGAAGATTTTTCTGGATGACATGCAGTGTGTG GATGTGGAATTCTACAACAGTTTGAAATACATACTAGACAATGATCCTGAGCCACTCTGTTTGCAGTTCACAACGACAAAAGATCATTTTGGAAAG GTTAGTGAAGTGGAGCTTAAGTCAGGAGGTGCTGATATTGCTGTTACTGAAGCAAACAAGAAGGAATATGTAAG GCTAATGGTACGGTGGAGATTCACATCTCGGATTCAACCTCAAATGAATGCATTTCTTGAT GGTTTCTCCAAGTTAATTCCATTACATTTGATCAAAGTGTTTGATGAAAAGGAACTAGAG TACTTGATGGGTGGACTATCAGAGATTGATGTGGGTGACTGGAAGAGACACACTGACTACCAAGATTATATTGCCACAGAACAACCTATCGTGTGGTTCTGGAAG GCTGTAGAGACATTTGATAATGAGACACGTGCAAGACTGCTACAATTTGTTACTGGAACATCTAAAGTCCCAATGAATGGGTTTAGTGAATTACAAG GGAGCAATGGTCCCAAAAAGtttacaattaaaaaaattggTAACATCAAGTCTCTCCCATGTGCACATACTTG CTTCAATAGAATTGATCTACCACCTTATAAGAGTTACTATGACTTGAAGGAGAAACTCAAACTGGCAGTGGACAATACTGAGGGCTTTGAAATAGAATAA